A genomic region of Cuculus canorus isolate bCucCan1 chromosome 24, bCucCan1.pri, whole genome shotgun sequence contains the following coding sequences:
- the EPS8L3 gene encoding epidermal growth factor receptor kinase substrate 8-like protein 3, producing MGDAFHRRNNPPPWSECDDSSPFQQSNNFTRPSGRSIYNQRKDYSQTLCRPQSNFQHHVEHLLTVRLERNMRSVEDCLAHLKVLEAQGRVWGQDLILQIKDGELVLSDVESKEELDAFLLDSVQGCLAALDICTYNSVLAISVQEQSPPGTSVLLFQCEHPGAETLKSSLEKLMKQGKEEQRWLYGHRNSQDVLPIPAPPYTKAPSVPPEQQAEPPEPPYCPLPSSSYSLLGTQQTPWTTTPGLVMSSVDRDVEVLNHVLGDLDLFVFRLKTALGLASTSQLKKKKKMKKKKKMKNKALPPQEDYKEFFQKVKYALNLLGRTHRLVREPEPPELVDLIFTALSFVLAHCPMLGLGAAVEVPLLVPEAIELLEETLCQEHRETWKALGSAWNQSSAEYPNGDLVPSYIPVFSDGWLPPPVEQLPTTGLMDNPGQAAPQGFVRALYEFQSRNPQELNVRMGDTLQVLDQRKKWWLVQDDRGDKGYVPSNILEPLGPGQDEGMAGGPLLQGSPLNLHTDSSPAEVTAWLKDKGFLRITVRCLGVLTGGQLLQMTPAELRAVCPEEWRRVLFKLSAIRTSLGMGPMD from the exons ATGGGAGACGCCTTCCACCGCCGGAACAACCCCCCACCTTG GAGTGAATGTGATGACAGTTCCCCATTCCAGCAATCCAACAACTTCACCCGCCCCAGTGGGAGAAGCATCTACA ACCAGCGCAAGGACTACAGCCAGACCCTGTGCAGACCCCAAAGCAACTTCCAGCACCACGTCGAG CACCTGCTCACAGTGCGCCTGGAGAGGAACATGCGCAGCGTCGAGGACTGCCTGGCACACCTGAAGGTGCTGGAGGCTCAGGGGCGGGTTTGGGGGCAGGATCTCATCCTGCAAATCAAGGATGGTGAGCTGGTGCTGAGTGATGTGGAGAGCAAG GAGGAGCTGGATGCTTTCCTGCTGGACAGCGTGCAGGGGTGTTTGGCTGCACTGGACATTTGCACCTACAACTCGGTGTTGGCCATCAgtgtgcaggagcagagccccccaggaaccagCGTCCTGCTGTTCCAGTGCGAGCATCCAGGA GCAGAGACGCTGAagagcagcctggagaagctgatgaagcaggggaaggaggagcagaggtggctgtATGGGCACAG gAACAGCCAGGATGTGCTGCCAATTCCAGCCCCCCCGTACACGAAGGCTCCCTCCGTAcccccagagcagcaggcagagcccccTGAGCCCCCCTACTGCCCGCTGCCCTCCTCGAGCTACA GCTTGCTGGGCACCCAGCAGACCCCATGGACCACAACTCCCGGCCTGGTGATGTCCTCTGTGGACCGAGATGTT GAGGTCCTCAACCATGTGCTGGGTGACCTGGACCTCTTCGTTTTCCGGCTGAAGACAGCCCTGGGCCTGGCCAGCACCTcgcagctgaagaagaaaaagaagatgaagaagaaaaagaagatgaagaacaaAG CTCTGCCCcctcaggaggactacaaggagTTCTTCCAGAAGGTGAAATACGCCCTCAACCTACTA GGCAGGACCCACCGGCTTGTGCGGGAACCGGAGCCCCCAGAGCTGGTGGACCtcatcttcacagccctctCCTTT GTCCTGGCCCATTGCCCCATGCTTGGGTTGGGGGCGGCTGTGGAAGTCCCGCTGCTGGTGCCGGAGGCAATcgagctgctggaggagaccCTGTGTCAGGAGCACCGTGAAACCTGGAAGGCCCTGGGCAGTGCCTGGAACCAGAGCAG tgctgaATACCCCAATGGCGACCTGGTGCCTAGCTACATCCCTGTCTTCTCTGATGGGTGGCTTCCCCCTCCGGTGGAGCAG CTGCCAACCACTGGCTTGATGGACAACCCCGGCCAAGC CGCCCCGCAGGGCTTTGTCCGAGCCCTGTATGAGTTTCAGAGCAGGAACCCACAGGAGCTGAATGTCAGGATGGGGGACACACTGCAG GTCCTGGACCAGCGGAAGAAGTGGTGGCTGGTGCAGGATGACCGTGGGGACAAGGGCTATGTCCCCAGCAACATCCTGGAGCCCCTGGGGCCGGGGCAGGAT GAGGGTATGGCAGGAGGTCCCCTGCTCCAGGGCAGCCCCCTCAACCTGCACACTGACTCCTCACCGGCAGAGGTGACGGCATGGCTGAAGGACAAGGGCTTCTTGCGGAT CACGGTGCGGTGCCTGGGGGTGCTGACGGgagggcagctgctgcagatgACCCCGGCGGAGCTGCGAGCTGTCTGTCCCGAGGAGTGGCGTCGAGTTCTCTTCAAGCTCTCAGCCATCAGGACATCTCTGGGG atGGGTCCCATGGATTGA